A single Nicotiana tabacum cultivar K326 chromosome 5, ASM71507v2, whole genome shotgun sequence DNA region contains:
- the LOC107775280 gene encoding aquaporin TIP1-1, whose amino-acid sequence MPISRIAIGRPEEATHPDALKAALAEFISTLIFVFAGSGSGVAFSKLTGGGANTPAGLIAAAIAHAFGLFVAVSVGANISGGHVNPAVTFGAFVGGNITLLRGILYWIAQLLGSVVACFLLKFTTGGLEIGTFGLSDGVGVGNALVLEIVMTFGLVYTVYATAVDPKKGSLGTIAPIAIGFIVGANILAGGAFDGASMNPAVSFGPAVVSWSWNNHWVYWAGPLIGGGLAGLIYEFFFINQTHEPLPQ is encoded by the exons ATGCCGATCAGCCGGATAGCAATCGGAAGACCGGAGGAAGCCACTCACCCCGACGCCTTAAAGGCGGCGTTGGCCGAGTTTATTTCCACCTTAATTTTCGTATTTGCAGGTTCAGGTTCAGGTGTAGCATTTAGCAAGTTGACTGGAGGTGGTGCTAACACCCCTGCCGGTCTCATCGCCGCCGCAATTGCTCATGCTTTTGGGTTGTTCGTGGCGGTTTCCGTCGGTGCTAACATTTCCGGCGGACATGTTAACCCTGCTGTCACCTTTGGTGCCTTTGTTGGTGGTAATATCACACTTTTACGTGGAATTTTGTACTGGATTGCTCAGTTGCTTGGCTCTGTTGTTGCTTGCTTCCTTCTCAAGTTCACCACTGGTGGCTTG GAGATTGGTACATTCGGCTTGTCTGATGGAGTGGGTGTAGGAAACGCATTGGTACTTGAAATAGTAATGACATTTGGCCTAGTCTACACCGTGTACGCTACCGCAGTGGATCCAAAGAAGGGCAGTTTGGGAACAATTGCACCAATTGCAATTGGTTTCATTGTTGGAGCCAATATTTTGGCTGGTGGGGCCTTTGATGGGGCGTCTATGAACCCAGCAGTTTCTTTCGGGCCAGCAGTTGTGAGCTGGAGCTGGAACAACCACTGGGTTTACTGGGCTGGGCCTTTGATTGGTGGTGGGCTTGCTGGGCTTATTTATGAGTTCTTCTTCATTAACCAGACCCATGAACCTTTGCCCCAATAA